The proteins below are encoded in one region of Apium graveolens cultivar Ventura chromosome 4, ASM990537v1, whole genome shotgun sequence:
- the LOC141720167 gene encoding protein MRG2-like, translating into MPKSKTGVDLMNCSSDNSLYEEGEKVWASYSDKWYEAKVLTVVESSMTAKRYLVHYPVSILLRDSRCFNNGVGIKEILLAKENMNIEIPRMLKKQLVDDSEFVTRLGKLVKLPRTPNVDDILKKYFRFKVKKNNIHPSSDMLSGNRLRDEKQEILYGIRYYFDKALPTMLLYNNERKQKEALSAENIPPSVAYGAEHLLRLFVKLPEILQDVNIEEEMRMKLEHEILGLIKFLQENQSTFFLSTYQTPEDLDAEKK; encoded by the exons ATGCCAAAATCAAAAACTGGGGTTGACTTGATGAACTGTTCCTCGGATAATAGTCTTTATGAAGAAGGTGAGAAAGTTTGGGCTTCTTATAGTGACAAATGGTATGAGGCCAAG GTGTTGACGGTTGTTGAATCTAGCATGACAGCGAAGAGATATTTGGTTCATTATCCTGTGAGTATATTGTTGAGAGATTCACGATGCTTTAATAATGG GGTTGGAATAAAAG AAATCTTGTTAGCCAAGGAGAATATGAATATTGAAATTCCAAGAATGCTAAAGAAACAACTAGTGGATGATTCTGAATTTGTAACCCGCCTAGGCAAG CTTGTTAAGCTTCCTCGCACCCCAAATGTCGATGACATATTGAAGAAGTACTTTAGGTTCAAAGTGAAAAAGAATAACAT TCATCCATCTTCTGACATGCTTTCTGGTAATAGGTTGAGAGATGAAAAACAAGAAATCTTATACGGGATACGTTATTACTTTGACAAAGCACTTCCTACAATGCTACTGTACAATAACGAGCGCAAACAAAAAGAAGCATTGAGTGCAGAGAACATCCCTCCTTCAGTAGCATATGGAGCTGAACATTTATTGCGTCTCTTTG TAAAGTTACCGGAGATCCTACAAGATGTAAATATTGAAGAAGAAATGCGGATGAAGCTCGAACATGAGATACTGGGCTTGATAAA GTTTTTGCAGGAAAATCAAAGTACTTTTTTCCTTTCTACCTACCAGACCCCTGAAGATCTGGATGCAGAGAAGAAATAA
- the LOC141720168 gene encoding protein MRG2-like — translation MVNGPINSNIKKPIYITDGMNGWELMKFTDENIQIQLAKNTKSGHKGKAKQSNEDIQNQLATNTKSGDKGKAKDSDEILLGEENMNIEIPRMLKKQLVDDSEFVTRLGKLIKLPRTPNVDDILKKYFSFKVKKNNIHPSSDMLSGNRLRDEIQEILYGIRYYFDKALPTMLLYNNERKQYETLSAENIPPSVAYGAEHLLRLFVKLPEILQDVNIEEEMRMKLEHEILGLIKKIKVLFSFLPTRPLKIWMQRRNNDLKLYHGYLADRKVDSLLVVQIMLRLDLYPGRA, via the exons ATGGTTAATGGTCCTATAAACTCAAACATTAAAAAACCTATATACATAACAGATGGGATGAATGGCTGGGAACTGATGAAGTTTACTGATGAGAATATTCAAATTCAGTTGGCTAAGAACACTAAGTCTGGCCATAAGGGAAAAGCCAAGCAATCTAATGAAGATATTCAAAATCAGTTGGCTACGAACACTAAGTCTGGCGATAAGGGAAAAGCAAAGGACTCTGATG AAATCTTGTTAGGCGAGGAGAATATGAATATTGAAATTCCAAGAATGCTAAAGAAACAACTAGTGGATGATTCTGAATTTGTAACCCGCCTAGGCAAG CTTATTAAGCTTCCTCGCACCCCAAATGTCGATGACATATTGAAGAAGTACTTTAGCTTCAAAGTGAAAAAGAATAACAT TCATCCATCTTCTGACATGCTTTCTGGTAATAGGTTGAGAGATGAAATACAAGAAATCTTATACGGGATACGTTATTACTTTGACAAAGCACTTCCTACAATGCTACTGTACAATAACGAGCGCAAACAATACGAAACATTGAGTGCAGAGAACATCCCTCCTTCAGTAGCATATGGAGCTGAACATTTATTGCGTCTCTTTG TTAAGTTACCGGAGATCCTACAAGATGTAAATATTGAAGAAGAAATGCGGATGAAGCTCGAACATGAGATACTGGGCTTGATAAA GAAAATTAAAGTACTTTTTTCCTTTCTACCTACCAGACCCCTGAAGATCTGGATGCAGAGAAGAAATAATGATCTAAAGCTATATCACGGCTATCTGGCTGATCGGAAGGTTGATAGTTTGTTGGTGGTTCAGATCATGCTTAGGTTAGATTTATATCCAGGGCGGGCCTAA